From a region of the Danio aesculapii chromosome 4, fDanAes4.1, whole genome shotgun sequence genome:
- the si:ch211-161m3.4 gene encoding oocyte zinc finger protein XlCOF19 isoform X2 — MLKEENEVEEKPFFSSGEESTKTEQTSSEHRAQETESDSFFICSHCGQTLNSKRSLDVHMKVHTEDKPYSCQECGKRFVQERSLKPHMKVHNGEKPYSCRECGKSFAQIQNLQTHMRIHTGEKPFSCQQCGKSFTQIQNLNVHMRVHTGNMPYTCAQCGQCFTHKGNLNAHMRIHTGEKPFSCPQCGKSFTQKRNLTVHMRTHTGEKPFTCTQCGQSFTHKASLVTHMRNHSEEKPLAALQRDVKPFEDSLEEEKNLSEGSSTEQI; from the coding sequence ATGCTGAAAGAGGAGAACGAAGTAGAAGAGAAACCTTTCTTCTCATCCGGAGAAGAATCCACGAAAACCGAGCAGACGTCATCTGAACACAGAGCTCAGGAGACCGAATCGGACAGTTTCTTCATTTGCAGTCACTGCGGACAGACTTTAAATTCAAAGCGAAGCCTTGACGTCCACATGAAAGTTCACACCGAGGACAAGCCTTACAGCTGCCAGGAGTGCGGGAAGAGATTCGTTCAAGAGCGAAGCCTGAAACCCCACATGAAAGTGCACAATGGAGAAAAGCCCTACTCCTGCAGAGAGTGCGGGAAGAGTTTTGCTCAAATTCAAAACCTTCAGacccacatgaggattcacaccggGGAGAAGCCTTTCAGCTGTCAGCaatgtggaaagagcttcactcAGATCCAGAACCTCAACgtccacatgagagttcacaccggAAACATGCCTTACACCTGCGCTCAGTGCGGGCAGTGCTTCACGCACAAGGGAAACCTCAACGcgcacatgaggattcacacggGAGAGAAGCCGTTCAGCTGTCcgcagtgtggaaagagcttcactcAGAAACGAAACCTCACAGTCCACATGAggactcacaccggagagaagccgttcacgtgcactcagtgtggacAGAGCTTCACACACAAAGCGAGCCTCGTTACACACATGAGGAATCACTCTGAGGAGAAGCCTCTCGCGGCTCTGCAGAGAGACGTTAAGCCATTTGAAGACTCtttggaagaagaaaaaaacctgTCAGAAGGATCATCAACAGAACAAATATAG
- the zgc:175107 gene encoding gastrula zinc finger protein XlCGF8.2DB, which produces MEYIKEESEDLTIEETVKHEDPEGQTDLMALKEERQEMNKIEERNQYEKRGEKSTHTQNTCSQNPPRSAESSGYYICGECNKSFGLKQNLEVHKRTHTGEKPFSCQQCGKSFSQKQNLKVHMRVHTGEKPFSCPFCGQNFTHKGNLKTHVRNHTGESAFICNLCGNSFSRKESLNTHMRIHSGEKPFGCAQCGKTFRCKVNLNCHMRIHSRESSFVCQQCEQSFGDSDELRSHVNTHVGEKPFMCLHCGKSCSNKAILEVHCRVHTGERPFVCPQCGKSFTLKGNLNIHIRVHTGEKPFTCVHCERSFTYHTDLKRHLQSPCEKNMP; this is translated from the exons ATGGAGtatattaaagaggagagtgaagacctgACGATTGAAGAAacagtcaaacatgaagatcctGAGGGACAAACAG ACCTGATGGCACTGAAAGAGGAGCGTcaagaaatgaataaaatagaAGAGAGGAATCAGTATGAAAAACGTGGAGAAAAATCCACACATACCCAAAACACTTGCTCACAAAACCCCCCCCGGAGCGCTGAATCTAGCGGTTATTATATCTGCGGTGAGTGTAACAAGTCCTTCGGTCTAAAACAAAACCTGGAAGTCCACAAGAGAacccacaccggagagaaaccgttcTCCTGCCAACAGTGCGGGAAGAGCTTCTCTCAAAAACAGAACCTGAAAGTGCACATGAgggttcacaccggagagaagccctTCAGCTGCCCGTTCTGCGGACAGAATTTCACGCACAAAGGAAACCTCAAAACCCACGTGAGGAATCACACCGGCGAGAGCGCCTTCATCTGCAACCTGTGCGGGAACAGCTTCTCCAGGAAGGAGAGTCTGAACACTCACATGAGGATTCACTCCGGAGAGAAGCCGTTCGGCTGTGCTCAGTGCGGAAAGACGTTCAGATGCAAAGTAAACCTGAATTGCCACATGAGGATCCACTCACGGGAGAGCAGCTTCGTCTGTCAGCAGTGTGAACAGAGTTTCGGCGACAGCGATGAACTCAGGAGTCACGTAAACACTCATGTCGGAGAGAAGCCCTTCATGTGCCTTCACTGCGGAAAGAGCTGCTCAAATAAAGCCATCCTGGAAGTCCACTGTCGGGTCCACACCGGAGAGAGACCCTTCGTCTGCCCTCAATGCGGAAAGAGCTTCACGCTCAAGGGAAACCTGAACATTCACATCagagttcacaccggagagaagccgttcACCTGTGTTCACTGCGAGAGGAGTTTCACCTACCACACAGACCTCAAACGCCATTTGCAGAGTCCCTGTGAAAAGAACATGCCATGA
- the si:ch211-161m3.4 gene encoding oocyte zinc finger protein XlCOF19 isoform X1: MRIKTAEATDLHTVIKMAFIKEESEDLKIEETFTVKHEDPEEQIELVMLKEENEVEEKPFFSSGEESTKTEQTSSEHRAQETESDSFFICSHCGQTLNSKRSLDVHMKVHTEDKPYSCQECGKRFVQERSLKPHMKVHNGEKPYSCRECGKSFAQIQNLQTHMRIHTGEKPFSCQQCGKSFTQIQNLNVHMRVHTGNMPYTCAQCGQCFTHKGNLNAHMRIHTGEKPFSCPQCGKSFTQKRNLTVHMRTHTGEKPFTCTQCGQSFTHKASLVTHMRNHSEEKPLAALQRDVKPFEDSLEEEKNLSEGSSTEQI; this comes from the exons ATGAG GATAAaaactgctgaagcgactgatctccacactgttataaagatggcgtttattaaagaggagagcgaagacctgaagattgaagaaacattcacagtcaaacatgaagatcctGAGGAGCAAATAG agCTGGTGATGCTGAAAGAGGAGAACGAAGTAGAAGAGAAACCTTTCTTCTCATCCGGAGAAGAATCCACGAAAACCGAGCAGACGTCATCTGAACACAGAGCTCAGGAGACCGAATCGGACAGTTTCTTCATTTGCAGTCACTGCGGACAGACTTTAAATTCAAAGCGAAGCCTTGACGTCCACATGAAAGTTCACACCGAGGACAAGCCTTACAGCTGCCAGGAGTGCGGGAAGAGATTCGTTCAAGAGCGAAGCCTGAAACCCCACATGAAAGTGCACAATGGAGAAAAGCCCTACTCCTGCAGAGAGTGCGGGAAGAGTTTTGCTCAAATTCAAAACCTTCAGacccacatgaggattcacaccggGGAGAAGCCTTTCAGCTGTCAGCaatgtggaaagagcttcactcAGATCCAGAACCTCAACgtccacatgagagttcacaccggAAACATGCCTTACACCTGCGCTCAGTGCGGGCAGTGCTTCACGCACAAGGGAAACCTCAACGcgcacatgaggattcacacggGAGAGAAGCCGTTCAGCTGTCcgcagtgtggaaagagcttcactcAGAAACGAAACCTCACAGTCCACATGAggactcacaccggagagaagccgttcacgtgcactcagtgtggacAGAGCTTCACACACAAAGCGAGCCTCGTTACACACATGAGGAATCACTCTGAGGAGAAGCCTCTCGCGGCTCTGCAGAGAGACGTTAAGCCATTTGAAGACTCtttggaagaagaaaaaaacctgTCAGAAGGATCATCAACAGAACAAATATAG